Proteins co-encoded in one Gossypium arboreum isolate Shixiya-1 chromosome 11, ASM2569848v2, whole genome shotgun sequence genomic window:
- the LOC108474028 gene encoding dormancy-associated protein homolog 3 isoform X2, which yields MGLLDQLWDDTVAGPRPDNGLGKLRKHSTFTFRPNSAKESDGGSVRSYGDEAPEEATRVTRSIMIVKPPGYQSGSPPVSPAGSTPPVSPFSENHIGFGEGPHRMHSRRLTRLDQGALVLLTTCEI from the exons ATGGGGCTGCTTGACCAGTTGTGGGATGATACCGTTGCGGGTCCCCGACCCGATAATGGTCTCGGCAAGCTCCGAAAGCACTCCACTTTCACTTTCCGGCCTAACTCTGCCAAGG AATCGGATGGCGGGAGTGTAAGATCGTACGGTGATGAAGCGCCGGAGGAAGCGACGAGAGTGACACGTAGTATTATGATCGTAAAACCGCCTGGTTACCAGAGCGGATCGCCTCCGGTTTCGCCGGCCGGATCGACCCCTCCGGTATCTCCTTTTTCCg AGAATCATATCGGTTTCGGAGAAGGTCCACATCGGATGCATTCGAGAAGGCTAACGAGGTTGGACCAAGGAGCCCTCGTCCTCCTTACGACGTGTGAGATATGA
- the LOC108474028 gene encoding dormancy-associated protein homolog 3 isoform X1, translating to MGLLDQLWDDTVAGPRPDNGLGKLRKHSTFTFRPNSAKESDGGSVRSYGDEAPEEATRVTRSIMIVKPPGYQSGSPPVSPAGSTPPVSPFSGGRESYRFRRRSTSDAFEKANEVGPRSPRPPYDV from the exons ATGGGGCTGCTTGACCAGTTGTGGGATGATACCGTTGCGGGTCCCCGACCCGATAATGGTCTCGGCAAGCTCCGAAAGCACTCCACTTTCACTTTCCGGCCTAACTCTGCCAAGG AATCGGATGGCGGGAGTGTAAGATCGTACGGTGATGAAGCGCCGGAGGAAGCGACGAGAGTGACACGTAGTATTATGATCGTAAAACCGCCTGGTTACCAGAGCGGATCGCCTCCGGTTTCGCCGGCCGGATCGACCCCTCCGGTATCTCCTTTTTCCg GAGGCAGAGAATCATATCGGTTTCGGAGAAGGTCCACATCGGATGCATTCGAGAAGGCTAACGAGGTTGGACCAAGGAGCCCTCGTCCTCCTTACGACGTGTGA
- the LOC108472626 gene encoding serine/threonine-protein phosphatase PP1 isozyme 9-like translates to MMKVTMEGSMNKGVLDDIITRLLEGKGSKQVQLSEGEIRQLCINSRQIFLSQPNLLQIHAPIRICGDIHGQYQDLLRLFEFGGYPPSSNYLFLGDYVDRGKQSLETICLLLAYKIRYPDNIFLLRGNHEDAKINRIYGFYDECKRRFNVRLWRVFTDCFNSLPVAALIDGKILCMHGGLSPELEKLDQINNIRRPTEIPDNGLLCDLLWSDPDSKVKGWADSDRGISCTFGADVVAEFLQKNDLDLICRGHQVVEDGYEFFAKRRLVTIFSAPNYGGEFDNAGALLSVNEALMCSFEILKPAGTQASPSSSNKLPLKKPPKLF, encoded by the exons ATGATGAAGGTGACAATGGAAGGAAGCATGAATAAAGGAGTATTGGATGATATAATAACAAGGTTACTGGAAGGTAAAGGAAGCAAACAGGTTCAACTTTCTGAAGGAGAGATCCGTCAGCTTTGTATTAATTCTCGTCAAATCTTCCTCTCACAGCCTAATCTGCTTCAGATTCATGCTCCCATCAGAATATGTG GTGATATACATGGGCAATACCAAGATCTCTTAAGGCTGTTTGAATTTGGAGGGTACCCTCCATCTTCAAACTACTTATTCCTTGGGGATTATGTGGATCGAGGCAAGCAAAGTTTGGAGACAATTTGTTTGCTTTTGGCCTATAAAATAAGATACCCTGACAACATTTTCCTCTTAAGGGGAAACCATGAAGATGCAAAGATCAATAGGATTTATGGGTTTTATGATGAGTGTAAAAGAAGGTTTAACGTTAGGCTTTGGAGAGTATTCACAGATTGCTTCAACAGTTTGCCTGTAGCTGCACTTATTGATGGGAAGATACTTTGTATGCATGGAGGGTTGTCTCCGGAACTGGAGAAGCTGGATCAAATAAACAATATTAGAAGGCCGACCGAAATCCCGGATAACGGTCTTCTCTGCGATCTTCTTTGGTCGGATCCTGATTCTAAGGTCAAAGGGTGGGCGGACAGTGACCGAGGAATCTCCTGTACTTTCGGAGCTGATGTAGTTGCTGAGTTTTTGCAGAAGAATGACCTTGATCTCATATGCCGTGGTCATCAA GTTGTGGAGGATGGCTATGAGTTTTTCGCTAAACGGAGATTAGTAACGATATTTTCAGCTCCGAACTACGGCGGGGAATTCGACAATGCAGGTGCTTTATTGAGTGTCAACGAGGCTCTTATGTGCTCATTCGAGATATTGAAACCAGCCGGTACTCAAGCCTCACCAAGCAGTTCTAATAAGTTGCCCTTGAAGAAG CCACCAAAGCTTTTCTAG
- the LOC108472981 gene encoding uncharacterized protein LOC108472981, translated as MGFFSIQRFIFSSNCLFLFLLVSQSFVPETIALENNKPTAYEVLKDFGFPIGILPKGVVGYDFDPSSGKFSAFLNGSCSFTIEGSYRLKYKNTIKGYLSKGKIASLEGVSVKLFFMWVNIVEVSRRGDDLEFSVGIAGAGFPVDNFEECPQCGCGVNCNGINQHEVRKIWKNPLVSSY; from the coding sequence ATGGGTTTTTTCTCAATTCAAAGattcatattttcatcaaattgtctcttcctttttcttctcGTTTCACAATCTTTTGTTCCGGAAACAATCGCCCTTGAAAACAACAAGCCAACAGCATATGAAGTTCTCAAAGACTTTGGCTTTCCAATTGGTATTCTCCCAAAAGGTGTTGTTGGCTATGACTTCGACCCGTCGTCGGGAAAATTCTCTGCTTTTTTGAACGGTAGTTGTAGTTTCACCATTGAAGGGTCTTACCGATTGAAATACAAGAATACCATTAAAGGGTATTTGTCAAAGGGCAAAATTGCAAGCTTGGAAGGTGTTAGTGTGAAGCTTTTCTTCATGTGGGTTAATATTGTTGAGGTCTCAAGGAGAGGGGATGATCTTGAGTTTTCTGTTGGGATTGCTGGTGCTGGCTTCCCTGTTGATAATTTTGAAGAATGTCCTCAATGTGGGTGTGGCGTGAATTGCAATGGTATTAATCAACATGAAGTAAGGAAGATTTGGAAAAACCCTCTTGTTTCTTCTTATTAG
- the LOC108472119 gene encoding bidirectional sugar transporter SWEET17-like, with product MFFSNMVSLITIFGLLGNITTGLVYLAPAKTFWYIMQRRSTEEFDCLPYVVKLLNGYMWVYYGIVKPHSILVATINAFGAVLELVYVTIFLIFAPPRTRAITATLFGVLDVVFPIGAVLVTQIFCNREMQIDVSGFLSLLFSVATYGSPLSIMKTVVRTKSVEYMPFLLSFILFINGLTWTVYALLTNDWFIGIPNGSGFVLGTAQLVLYAIYWKPKQSKTTSDHVDDGWQHESLMLNN from the exons ATGTTTTTCTCCAACATGGTTAGTTTAATAACCATTTTTGGGTTGCTAG GCAACATTACGACAGGTCTGGTTTACCTGGCTCCAGC CAAAACATTCTGGTACATCATGCAGCGTCGATCCACCGAGGAATTCGATTGTCTTCCTTACGTTGTCAAACTATTAAATGGATATATGTGGGTTTACTATGGAATTGTGAAACCTCACAGTATACTTGTAGCCACCATTAATGCCTTCGGTGCCGTCCTTGAGCTTGTATATGTGACCATATTCCTCATCTTTGCACCTCCCAGGACGAGA GCTATAACTGCGACACTTTTCGGAGTGTTGGATGTGGTGTTCCCAATAGGAGCAGTGTTGGTTACTCAGATTTTTTGTAATAGAGAAATGCAAATCGATGTTTCAGGATTCTTGTCTCTGCTTTTCAGTGTTGCAACCTATGGTTCACCTCTTTCTATCATG AAAACAGTGGTGAGAACAAAGAGTGTGGAGTACATGCCATTCCTCCTGTCTTTCATCCTTTTCATCAATGGGTTAACATGGACTGTTTATGCACTGCTTACTAATGACTGGTTCATTGGA ATACCAAATGGGAGTGGGTTTGTTCTTGGAACAGCTCAGTTGGTGCTTTATGCAATATATTGGAAACCTAAACAATCAAAAACAACATCTGATCATGTTGATGATGGATGGCAGCATGAGAGCCTCATgttaaataattaa